The Apium graveolens cultivar Ventura chromosome 6, ASM990537v1, whole genome shotgun sequence genome contains a region encoding:
- the LOC141666826 gene encoding delta(8)-fatty-acid desaturase-like isoform X2, protein MASVDNIISLGSVVVKKYITSEELGKHNKREDLWISIQGKVYNVTEWAKEHPGGDLPLLNMAGQDVTDAFIAFHPGSAWQHLEKFFTGYHLIDYKVSDVSKDYRKLAAEFAKAGMFEKKGHIVIYSICFVALLLSSCIYGVLSSDSFAVHMLSGVLLGFTWIQVAYMGHDAGHYQAMSSRGWNKVAGILIGNCITGISIAWWKWTHNAHHIACNSLDYDPDLQHLPMLAVSDSFFQSLTSKFYNRKLTFDPVSKFFVSYQHLSYYPVMCVARVNLYLQTLLLLCSKRKIPDRAFNILGTMIFWTWFPLLVSCLPNWTERVLFVLISFCVCAIQHVQFTLNHFAADVYVGPPTGHNWFEKQSGGTIDISCYPWMDWFYGGLQFQLEHHLFPRLPRTHLRSISPIVQDLCKKHNLTYRSLSFYEANVATLKTLKTAAYQARGLLWEAINTHG, encoded by the exons ATGGCATCAGTTGATAACATAATAT CATTGGGCTCAGTGGTTGTTAAGAAGTATATCACAAGCGAAGAGCTTGGGAAACATAACAAGCGTGAAGATCTTTGGATTTCTATCCAGGGAAAGGTTTACAATGTCACTGAATGGGCTAAAGAGCATCCAGGTGGGGATCTTCCACTCTTAAATATGGCTGGCCAGGACGTGACAGATGCATTCATTGCTTTCCACCCTGGTTCTGCTTGGCAACATCTTGAAAAATTCTTTACTGGGTATCATCTCATAGATTACAAAGTTTCGGATGTGTCAAAGGATTATAGAAAACTTGCTGCTGAATTTGCGAAAGCTGGCATGTTTGAAAAGAAAGGCCACATTGTTATCTACTCGATTTGTTTCGTTGCTCTGTTGCTTTCATCATGTATATATGGTGTATTGAGTTCCGACAGTTTTGCCGTTCATATGTTATCTGGTGTATTGTTGGGATTTACATGGATCCAAGTGGCGTATATGGGTCATGATGCCGGACATTATCAAGCAATGTCAAGTCGTGGATGGAACAAAGTTGCTGGTATCCTCATCGGAAATTGTATTACTGGAATCAGCATTGCTTGGTGGAAATGGACTCATAACGCCCATCACATTGCTTGCAATAGCCTCGACTATGATCCCGACCTTCAGCACTTGCCCATGCTTGCGGTGTCAGACAGCTTCTTTCAGTCTCTGACATCAAAATTTTACAATAGGAAATTGACATTTGATCCAGTGTCCAAGTTCTTTGTGAGCTACCAACACTTGTCATACTACCCAGTCATGTGTGTCGCAAGAGTCAACCTCTATTTGCAGACGTTGTTATTACTGTGCTCCAAGAGAAAGATACCAGATAGAGCTTTTAACATACTCGGGACCATGATTTTCTGGACATGGTTCCCTCTGCTTGTTTCTTGTTTACCCAATTGGACCGAGAGGGTGTTGTTTGTGCTAATAAGTTTCTGCGTCTGCGCTATTCAACACGTTCAGTTTACCTTGAACCATTTTGCGGCAGATGTATACGTGGGACCTCCTACAGGGCATAACTGGTTTGAGAAACAATCCGGAGGGACAATAGACATTTCATGCTATCCATGGATGGATTGGTTCTATGGTGGCTTGCAGTTTCAGCTAGAACACCATTTGTTTCCCAGGCTGCCTCGAACTCATTTGAGGAGCATTTCTCCTATAGTACAGGACCTCTGCAAGAAACACAATCTGACTTACAGGAGCCTGTCCTTCTACGAAGCCAACGTAGCGACACTCAAGACTCTTAAGACTGCCGCCTACCAGGCCCGGGGTCTGCTCTGGGAAGCAATCAACACTCATGGCTGA
- the LOC141666826 gene encoding delta(8)-fatty-acid desaturase-like isoform X1, with the protein MTISTTLPLTGALGSVVVKKYITSEELGKHNKREDLWISIQGKVYNVTEWAKEHPGGDLPLLNMAGQDVTDAFIAFHPGSAWQHLEKFFTGYHLIDYKVSDVSKDYRKLAAEFAKAGMFEKKGHIVIYSICFVALLLSSCIYGVLSSDSFAVHMLSGVLLGFTWIQVAYMGHDAGHYQAMSSRGWNKVAGILIGNCITGISIAWWKWTHNAHHIACNSLDYDPDLQHLPMLAVSDSFFQSLTSKFYNRKLTFDPVSKFFVSYQHLSYYPVMCVARVNLYLQTLLLLCSKRKIPDRAFNILGTMIFWTWFPLLVSCLPNWTERVLFVLISFCVCAIQHVQFTLNHFAADVYVGPPTGHNWFEKQSGGTIDISCYPWMDWFYGGLQFQLEHHLFPRLPRTHLRSISPIVQDLCKKHNLTYRSLSFYEANVATLKTLKTAAYQARGLLWEAINTHG; encoded by the exons ATGACGATTTCTACAACTCTGCCACTCACCGGAG CATTGGGCTCAGTGGTTGTTAAGAAGTATATCACAAGCGAAGAGCTTGGGAAACATAACAAGCGTGAAGATCTTTGGATTTCTATCCAGGGAAAGGTTTACAATGTCACTGAATGGGCTAAAGAGCATCCAGGTGGGGATCTTCCACTCTTAAATATGGCTGGCCAGGACGTGACAGATGCATTCATTGCTTTCCACCCTGGTTCTGCTTGGCAACATCTTGAAAAATTCTTTACTGGGTATCATCTCATAGATTACAAAGTTTCGGATGTGTCAAAGGATTATAGAAAACTTGCTGCTGAATTTGCGAAAGCTGGCATGTTTGAAAAGAAAGGCCACATTGTTATCTACTCGATTTGTTTCGTTGCTCTGTTGCTTTCATCATGTATATATGGTGTATTGAGTTCCGACAGTTTTGCCGTTCATATGTTATCTGGTGTATTGTTGGGATTTACATGGATCCAAGTGGCGTATATGGGTCATGATGCCGGACATTATCAAGCAATGTCAAGTCGTGGATGGAACAAAGTTGCTGGTATCCTCATCGGAAATTGTATTACTGGAATCAGCATTGCTTGGTGGAAATGGACTCATAACGCCCATCACATTGCTTGCAATAGCCTCGACTATGATCCCGACCTTCAGCACTTGCCCATGCTTGCGGTGTCAGACAGCTTCTTTCAGTCTCTGACATCAAAATTTTACAATAGGAAATTGACATTTGATCCAGTGTCCAAGTTCTTTGTGAGCTACCAACACTTGTCATACTACCCAGTCATGTGTGTCGCAAGAGTCAACCTCTATTTGCAGACGTTGTTATTACTGTGCTCCAAGAGAAAGATACCAGATAGAGCTTTTAACATACTCGGGACCATGATTTTCTGGACATGGTTCCCTCTGCTTGTTTCTTGTTTACCCAATTGGACCGAGAGGGTGTTGTTTGTGCTAATAAGTTTCTGCGTCTGCGCTATTCAACACGTTCAGTTTACCTTGAACCATTTTGCGGCAGATGTATACGTGGGACCTCCTACAGGGCATAACTGGTTTGAGAAACAATCCGGAGGGACAATAGACATTTCATGCTATCCATGGATGGATTGGTTCTATGGTGGCTTGCAGTTTCAGCTAGAACACCATTTGTTTCCCAGGCTGCCTCGAACTCATTTGAGGAGCATTTCTCCTATAGTACAGGACCTCTGCAAGAAACACAATCTGACTTACAGGAGCCTGTCCTTCTACGAAGCCAACGTAGCGACACTCAAGACTCTTAAGACTGCCGCCTACCAGGCCCGGGGTCTGCTCTGGGAAGCAATCAACACTCATGGCTGA
- the LOC141666828 gene encoding uncharacterized protein LOC141666828: protein MASIIQSPAISPVDRRSIIPANSAISGGREAGIWKTRRARSVIYAKVKDVEEIRVSNLRLYGQFSSVVKESSEEEKEKQKYYVNMGDAIRTLREEFPQLFYRDLTYSVYRDDIVFKDPLNTFVGIENYKSIFWALRFHGKVFFKALWVDIVSVWQPVESTIMIRWTVHGIPRVPWDSRGRFDGTSEYKLDKDGKIYEHQVHNIALNSPPKFRVFDVNDLLQSIGCPSTPKPTYFEIASLSSIKNINLLERESGIQHYLSSIFADSGKAEV, encoded by the exons ATGGCGTCGATTATTCAATCGCCGGCCATTTCGCCGGTTGATCGCCGGAGCATAATTCCGGCGAATTCTGCGATTTCCGGTGGCCGAGAAGCTGGAATTTGGAAGACGAGGAGAGCGAGAAGTGTAATTTATGCGAAGGTGAAGGATGTGGAGGAAATTAGGGTTTCGAATTTGAGATTGTACGGACAGTTTTCGAGTGTAGTGAAAGAGAGTAGCGAAGAAGAGAAAGAGAAGCAGAAATATTATGTGAATATGGGCGATGCTATTCGGACTTTGAGAGAAGAGTTTCCTCAGCTGTTTTATAGGGACCTCACTTATTCTGTTTACAG GGATGATATCGTCTTCAAGGACCCGCTCAACACTTTTGTCGGCATTGAAAACTATAAATCCATCTTCTGGGCATTACGTTTTCATGGGAAGGTATTCTTCAAGGCATTGTGGGTTGACATCGTGAGTGTGTGGCAACCTGTGGAGAGCACAATAATGATTCGTTGGACTGTACATGGCATCCCACGAGTTCCATGGGATAGCCGTGGTCGATTTGATGGCACTTCTGAGTACAAGCTTGACAAGGATGGAAAGATTTATGAGCACCAAGTTCACAATATTGCTCTGAATTCACCCCCAAAATTCCGTGTTTTCGATGTGAATGACTTATTACAATCTATTGGTTGTCCATCCACTCCAAAACCAACTTATTTCGAGATTGCATCATTGTCATCAATCAAAAACATCAACCTATTAGAAAGGGAATCAGGGATCCAACATTATCTATCGTCCATTTTCGCTGATTCAGGAAAAGCTGAGGTATGA
- the LOC141664349 gene encoding golgin candidate 3, translating into MMWSASLASLKENLNKIAQDVHDSDDDYENSSIYNSNDRNDSPVSNRRFSDRSFSYSNSPLSNGFDSAHNSEIDQYTYQIKKLQDSEVSLKALSVNYAALLKEKEDYISRINEENSSLKQNLATEQSTNRQYKAAVRKRSSGSPTQNGSASKNDMISNGILNITHAGGSQSTVEPKLSNIQGNEKDHVLLQEKNKQLEAKQSSQELKITQLGMELDKERRRSEDINRKFQDERRMGLSIQEELDTLKADKDKMCVEMSHISNDLNQKMSEIGRLQMELKKRDNSEADKLVESLKLAITSLEKENSSLKMEKDKLVVALEASAKNVRSDVSETSNTLSNSVTESREYPGKEEMESSMRKMARDLKDACREKEKALQQLSRLKQHLLEKESEESEKMDEDSKIIEELRAHNAYLRAQISQMEKALKQATASQEEVHIKYNEELKKSKEINDDLNKKLSSFRNTISAKNDELLNLQTALGQYYAEIEAKEELEEKLAVAREESAKLTDRLNDAFEAAEILKRDKEEILAKLSEAEKLVIDSKSRVNKVEEDNAKLRRALEQSMTRLNRMSMDSDYFVDRRIVIKLLVTYFQRNHSKEVLDLMVRMLGFTDEDKQKIGGAQQGAGKGVVRGVLGLPGRLVGGIMGGSSAEGSASTSSENQSFADLWIDFLLKETEERERAKNESTQHQPGADPSTAGSLISSRTSPSPVAASGFSRWSSPLNKDQTPLLPHGNLQIEHTDSEFSTVPLSESNPQLSRLLPRY; encoded by the exons ATGATGTGGAGTGCGAGTCTAGCGAGTTTGAAAGAGAATCTGAATAAAATAGCGCAAGATGTTCATGATTCAGATGACGATTACGAGAATTCATCGATCTATAATTCGAATGATCGTAATGATTCTCCTGTCTCGAATCGCAGATTTTCTGATCGTTCGTTTTCGTATTCGAATTCTCCGCTTTCCAACGGTTTCGACTCAGCTCACAATTCTGAG ATTGACCAATACACATATCAAATCAAGAAGCTTCAGGATTCCGAGGTCAGCCTCAAGGCGTTATCAGTCAATTATGCTGCATTGTTAAAAGAAAAAGAG GATTACATATCTAGGATAAATGAGGAGAATTCTTCGTTAAAGCAAAATTTG GCTACTGAGCAGTCTACCAACCGTCAGTATAAGGCTGCAGTAAGAAAACGTTCAAGTGGAAGCCCAACACAGAATGGCTCTGCCTCAAAGAATGATATGATTAGCAATGGAATTTTAAATATTACACATGCTGGTGGCAGTCAAAGTACGGTTGAACCAAAACTTTCTAATATTCAAGGTAATGAAAAG GACCATGTTCTACTACAAGAAAAAAATAAGCAGCTCGAAGCTAAGCAGTCAAGTCAGGAGTTAAAGATTACACAATTAGGCATGGAACTTGATAAAGAACGTCGCAGATCGGAGGACATAAATAGAAAGTTTCAAG ATGAACGGAGGATGGGGTTATCTATTCAAGAAGAGCTGGACACTTTAAAAGCGGACAAGGATAAA ATGTGTGTTGAGATGAGCCATATCAGCAATGACCTGAACCAAAAAATGTCAGAAATAGGTCGACTACAAATGGAGTTGAAGAAAAGGGACAATTCAGAAGCGGATAAGTTGGTAGAGAGTTTAAAACTAGCAATCACGTCTTTAGAAAAGGAGAATAGTAGTCTCAAG ATGGAGAAAGATAAACTTGTAGTTGCTTTGGAAGCTTCAGCCAAAAATGTTAGATCTGATGTTTCTGAGACTTCAAACACGCTTTCTAACAGTGTTACTGAG TCTAGAGAATATCCAGGTAAAGAGGAGATGGAATCATCCATGCGGAAAATGGCGAGAGATTTGAAGGATGCATGCCGGGAAAAGGAAAAAGCGCTGCAACAACTTAGTCGTCTTAAGCAGCATTTGCTAGAGAAG gaatctgaagaatctGAAAAGATGGACGAGGATAGCAAAATCATTGAAGAACTTCGAGCACATAATGCATATTTAAGAGCTCAAATTTCACAAATGGAGAAAGCTCTGAAGCAGGCCACTGCTAGTCAGGAGGAAGTCCATATCAAGTACAATGAAGAACTTAAAAAGTCAAAAGAAATCAATGATGATCTGAATAAAAAGCTATCAAGCTTCCGGAACACAATAAGTGCTAAAAATGATGAACTGTTAAATTTGCAAACTGCTCTAGGCCAATACTATGCTGAAATCGAAGCGAAG GAAGAATTGGAAGAAAAATTGGCTGTTGCAAGAGAAGAGTCTGCCAAGCTTACTGATCGTCTTAAC GATGCATTTGAAGCAGCGGAGATATTAAAGAGGGACAAGGAAGAAATCCTTGCAAAACTTTCAGAGGCTGAAAAACTGGTAATTGACAGTAAAAGCAGAGTAAATAAGGTCGAAGAAGACAATGCAAAGCTACGGCGTGCTCTTGAGCAGAGCATGACAAGGCTTAACAGGATGTCAATGGATTCAGATTATTTTGTTGACAG GCGCATTGTGATTAAATTATTGGTGACCTACTTCCAGAGAAACCACAGCAAAGAG GTCCTGGATCTTATGGTTCGAATGCTTGGATTTACTGACGAAGACAAACAGAAGATAGGGGGTGCCCAGCAAGGTGCAGGAAAAGGTGTTGTTCGGGGTGTGTTAGGCCTACCAGGTCGACTTGTAGGTGGTATCATGGGTGGAAGTTCAGCTGAAGGTTCTGCAAGCACATCATCAGAAAATCAG TCCTTCGCTGATCTCTGGATTGATTTCCTTCTCAAAGAGACTGAAGAAAGAGAAAGAGCTAAGAATGAGTCTACACAACATCAACCTGGTGCTGACCCAAGTACTGCAGGATCACTAATTTCCAGCAGAACAAGCCCATCACCTGTTGCAGCCTCTGGTTTTTCGAGATGGAGTTCTCCACTGAACAAGGACCAGACACCACTGTTGCCACATGGAAACCTTCAAATAGAACATACTGATTCTGAATTTTCAACTGTTCCTCTATCTGAAAGCAATCCTCAACTTTCAAGATTGCTCCCCAGATACTAG
- the LOC141664474 gene encoding uncharacterized protein LOC141664474, giving the protein MATNRLTASDLQNPLFTHPSDGPLSISRKLGLVDGSVVRSTTDAVEANQWDTCNNLVISWIHNNISENIKSSVLFINNAHDIWKQLEKRFSLTNGSRKYKLNKDLFSLKQNNMKISDYFTTMSSLWEEIDSMNIVPTVSVLTPEIAALLKAIADMKEEAKLFQFLNGLDDAYRAQRSRLLMMSSLPSVEVACVAIQQEES; this is encoded by the exons ATGGCTACAAATAGGCTTACTGCTTCGGATCTGCAGAATCCTCTTTTTACTCATCCTTCAGATGGGCCACTCTCCATTAGT CGCAAGCTTGGGCTCGTGGATGGGTCTGTTGTAAGAAGCACCACAGATGCTGTAGAAGCCAACCAGTGGGATACATGTAATAATCTTGTGATTTCTTGGATCCACAACAACATCTCAGAGAACATCAAGTCATCTGTGTTGTTCATCAACAATGCTCATGACATATGGAAGCAACTAGAGAAGAGGTTCTCTCTCACAAATGGATCAAGAAAATATAAATTGAACAAAGATCTTTTCAGTCTAAAGCAGAATAACATGAAGATAAGCGACTACTTCACCACAATGAGCAGTTTGTGGGAAGAAATTGATTCGATGAATATAGTGCCCACTGTGAGTGTGCTGACGCCAGAAATAGCAGCGCTCCTGAAGGCGATAGCCGACATGAAAGAAGAGGCCAAGCTGTTCCAGTTCTTAAATGGCCTCGATGACGCTTATAGGGCACAAAGAAGTCGGCTGTTAATGATGAGTTCCCTGCCTTCAGTAGAGGTGGCATGTGTTGCCATTCAACAAGAAGAATCATAG
- the LOC141664350 gene encoding RING-H2 finger protein ATL67, with translation MSSLPFYPPTTTTSAAPPPPPRNNNNNELNNHLDLRYATALSLGFLLCFALILLSYICFRCSRRRQQNPNPNPNFGVTSDNGIILSRRIFVADDEDDEQNAVIGLDQAVINSYPKFPFVIGSGGDSVCAICLGEYKDAEMLRMLPDCRHFFHLTCVDEWLRLNASCPVCRNSPLPTPLSTPLSEVVPLSLYTDGRNRRR, from the coding sequence ATGTCCTCTTTACCTTTTTACCCTCCCACCACCACCACCTCCGCCGCACCACCACCACCGCCAAGAAATAATAATAACAATGAACTAAACAACCATCTTGATCTCCGTTACGCTACTGCCTTATCTCTCGGATTCCTCCTCTGTTTCGCTCTCATTCTCCTCTCTTACATTTGCTTCCGCTGCTCTCGCCGCCGCCAgcaaaaccctaaccctaaccctaattttgGTGTTACTTCTGACAATGGCATTATACTTTCCAGGAGAATTTTTGTAGCTGACGACGAGGATGATGAGCAAAACGCTGTTATTGGCCTCGATCAGGCTGTGATCAATTCATATCCGAAATTTCCTTTTGTGATCGGAAGCGGTGGTGATTCAGTTTGTGCAATCTGTTTGGGTGAGTACAAGGATGCTGAAATGCTGCGAATGTTGCCGGATTGTAGACATTTTTTTCACCTGACTTGTGTTGATGAGTGGTTGAGGTTGAACGCTTCGTGTCCGGTTTGTCGGAATTCGCCATTGCCTACTCCTTTGTCTACGCCGCTGTCCGAGGTGGTGCCGCTTTCCCTGTATACCGATGGCAGGAATAGGAGGAGGTGA